From one Rhodamnia argentea isolate NSW1041297 chromosome 1, ASM2092103v1, whole genome shotgun sequence genomic stretch:
- the LOC115726485 gene encoding pentatricopeptide repeat-containing protein At1g09900-like isoform X2 — protein MLTAANDAKLLSFSKPMILALTYPRAVRIPGGLVFFAGSSTSCALRAVELDEASESGDGHDYAESKQRMERFASLGQLGRALETLNSTGYSPGKPTVYDYNALMYRYLKSRDVVLEELIGVYHGMKRFGPAPNALTFNTLLNGMLSLGHLKSACFVAQEMWECGFLPSFSCLSKLLKKSLGLGRLVDALEVFELMLKCEYHPTKPTLRSLISILCKRGMVQKAHQVVSALFRRNCVCCIYSCNPIVWALCKSGQSYSALELLYWLKKRGIHPNVCSYTALVYGFSREGSWEEAFQCLDVMKHDGCEANVITYTVIIKFLCDGERIKEALALLSKMVQEGCYPDLYTYNIILRELSHLDMNVSEVFWMIDEKVLSPDPYTYSALAGGLSKVGRVGIACNLLSDAISAGCSLDVCAYNIYLLCLCRTNKSKEALSALEDMMRQGVVPNNISFNTILSGFCNEDRIDEALHNLYRFEWIGSGPDVVSFNTILSTACRRRNSAMVRRVLDLMECEGIKLDVVGSTCLIEYYCESGKFSESFKILKSMMCNGPRPTIVTLNVLLDKLCKNKLPATAHRIFCSISHGILPDITSYNILLNEYVEEKNYAMIGKLLMDMHQQKLNADVVTYGTVIKQFCEEGRISAALQLRNQMMKNGLTPSIAIYNTILAALFQRGKLSDAIALLTTMVKPAVSPTDEFGAIIYTRR, from the exons ATGTTAACGGCCGCTAATGACGCCAAGCTCCTGTCTTTCTCCAAACCCATGATTCTTGCATTAACTTATCCGCGAGCAGTTCGAATTCCCGGAGGTCTTGTGTTCTTTGCGGGCTCATCCACTTCTTGTGCTCTTCGAGCTGTGGAGCTCGACGAAGCGAGCGAGTCTGGCGACGGTCATGACTACGCCGAGTCCAAGCAGAGGATGGAGCGTTTTGCCTCCTTGGGCCAGCTAGGAAGAGCGCTGGAGACGTTGAATTCGACGGGCTATTCGCCTGGGAAGCCGACGGTGTATGATTACAATGCCTTGATGTACCGTTACCTGAAATCGAGAGACGTGGTTTTGGAGGAGTTGATTGGAGTGTATCATGGAATGAAGCGTTTTGGCCCTGCACCTAATGCTCTGACTTTCAATACGCTTCTCAATGGAATGTTGTCTCTTGGGCACTTGAAAAGTGCATGCTTCGTTGCTCAAGAGATGTGGGAGTGTGGCTTCTTGCCCTCCTTTAGTTGTTTGTCGAAATTGTTGAAGAAATCGCTAGGATTGGGGAGATTGGTCGATGCGCTCGAAGTGTTTGAATTAATGCTCAAGTGTGAGTATCACCCCACTAAGCCCACGTTGAGATCCTTGATCTCTATACTTTGCAAAAGGGGCATGGTCCAGAAGGCCCATCAAGTTGTGTCCGCTCTTTTCCGTAGAAATTGTGTTTGTTGTATCTACAGTTGTAATCCGATTGTCTGGGCCTTGTGCAAGTCTGGACAGAGTTATAGTGCTCTGGAGTTGTTATACTGGCTGAAGAAGAGAGGTATTCATCCTAATGTTTGCTCATACACGGCTTTGGTTTATGGATTTAGCAGGGAAGGGTCGTGGGAGGAAGCTTTTCAGTGCTTGGATGTCATGAAACACGATGGATGCGAAGCTAACGTGATAACTTATACTGTAATTATAAAGTTCCTTTGTGACGGTGAGCGGATTAAAGAGGCATTAGCCCTTCTGTCCAAGATGGTTCAGGAAGGGTGTTATCCAGACTTGTATACATACAATATCATTCTCCGGGAATTGAGTCATCTGGATATGAATGTTTCAGAAGTTTTTTGGATGATTGATGAAAAGGTTCTTTCACCTGACCCGTACACATATTCTGCTTTGGCCGGAGGCCTATCAAAAGTTGGCAGAGTAGGAATCGCATGCAATCTTTTAAGTGATGCAATTTCTGCGGGCTGTAGCCTGGATGTTTGTGCATATAATATATACTTACTGTGCCTATGTCGGACTAATAAATCCAAGGAAGCTTTGTCTGCCCTGGAAGATATGATGAGACAGGGGGTTGTTCCAAATAATATTTCGTTCAACACAATTTTGAGCGGTTTCTGTAACGAAGACAGAATTGACGAGGCTTTACATAATTTATACCGTTTTGAATGGATTGGCAGTGGACCAGATGTAGTTTCTTTCAATACTATTTTGTCTACAGCATGCAGACGGAGAAACTCTGCAATGGTTAGAAGGGTCTTGGACCTAATGGAGTGTGAAGGCATTAAGCTTGATGTTGTTGGGTCAACTTGCTTGATTGAATATTATTGTGAATCTGGAAAATTTTCAGAGTCTTTTAAGATATTGAAATCCATGATGTGTAATGGACCCAGACCGACAATTGTTACCTTGAATGTGCTTTTGGACAAACTTTGCAAGAATAAGCTACCTGCAACTGCTCACAGGATCTTCTGCAGCATCAGTCATGGAATTCTTCCTGATATTACCTCATACAATATTCTCCTCAATGAATACgtggaagagaaaaattatGCAATGATTGGTAAGCTTCTCATGGATATGCATCAACAGAAACTAAACGCTGATGTTGTCACATATGGTACTGTGATTAAGCAGTTCTGTGAGGAAGGGAGGATTTCGGCTGCTCTTCAACTCAGGaatcaaatgatgaaaaatggGCTTACTCCAAGTATTGCAATCTACAACACCATATTAGCTGCCTTGTTTCAGAGAGGGAAGTTATCAGATGCTATTGCATTATTAACCACGATGGTCAAG CCGGCTGTGAGCCCTACAGATGAGTTTGGAGCTATCATTTATACCAGGCGATGA
- the LOC115726485 gene encoding pentatricopeptide repeat-containing protein At1g09900-like isoform X1 translates to MLTAANDAKLLSFSKPMILALTYPRAVRIPGGLVFFAGSSTSCALRAVELDEASESGDGHDYAESKQRMERFASLGQLGRALETLNSTGYSPGKPTVYDYNALMYRYLKSRDVVLEELIGVYHGMKRFGPAPNALTFNTLLNGMLSLGHLKSACFVAQEMWECGFLPSFSCLSKLLKKSLGLGRLVDALEVFELMLKCEYHPTKPTLRSLISILCKRGMVQKAHQVVSALFRRNCVCCIYSCNPIVWALCKSGQSYSALELLYWLKKRGIHPNVCSYTALVYGFSREGSWEEAFQCLDVMKHDGCEANVITYTVIIKFLCDGERIKEALALLSKMVQEGCYPDLYTYNIILRELSHLDMNVSEVFWMIDEKVLSPDPYTYSALAGGLSKVGRVGIACNLLSDAISAGCSLDVCAYNIYLLCLCRTNKSKEALSALEDMMRQGVVPNNISFNTILSGFCNEDRIDEALHNLYRFEWIGSGPDVVSFNTILSTACRRRNSAMVRRVLDLMECEGIKLDVVGSTCLIEYYCESGKFSESFKILKSMMCNGPRPTIVTLNVLLDKLCKNKLPATAHRIFCSISHGILPDITSYNILLNEYVEEKNYAMIGKLLMDMHQQKLNADVVTYGTVIKQFCEEGRISAALQLRNQMMKNGLTPSIAIYNTILAALFQRGKLSDAIALLTTMVKEGCEPCEITFRIVNQTASKGFMKRFPKVAKLLEFVISDHRESKCHS, encoded by the coding sequence ATGTTAACGGCCGCTAATGACGCCAAGCTCCTGTCTTTCTCCAAACCCATGATTCTTGCATTAACTTATCCGCGAGCAGTTCGAATTCCCGGAGGTCTTGTGTTCTTTGCGGGCTCATCCACTTCTTGTGCTCTTCGAGCTGTGGAGCTCGACGAAGCGAGCGAGTCTGGCGACGGTCATGACTACGCCGAGTCCAAGCAGAGGATGGAGCGTTTTGCCTCCTTGGGCCAGCTAGGAAGAGCGCTGGAGACGTTGAATTCGACGGGCTATTCGCCTGGGAAGCCGACGGTGTATGATTACAATGCCTTGATGTACCGTTACCTGAAATCGAGAGACGTGGTTTTGGAGGAGTTGATTGGAGTGTATCATGGAATGAAGCGTTTTGGCCCTGCACCTAATGCTCTGACTTTCAATACGCTTCTCAATGGAATGTTGTCTCTTGGGCACTTGAAAAGTGCATGCTTCGTTGCTCAAGAGATGTGGGAGTGTGGCTTCTTGCCCTCCTTTAGTTGTTTGTCGAAATTGTTGAAGAAATCGCTAGGATTGGGGAGATTGGTCGATGCGCTCGAAGTGTTTGAATTAATGCTCAAGTGTGAGTATCACCCCACTAAGCCCACGTTGAGATCCTTGATCTCTATACTTTGCAAAAGGGGCATGGTCCAGAAGGCCCATCAAGTTGTGTCCGCTCTTTTCCGTAGAAATTGTGTTTGTTGTATCTACAGTTGTAATCCGATTGTCTGGGCCTTGTGCAAGTCTGGACAGAGTTATAGTGCTCTGGAGTTGTTATACTGGCTGAAGAAGAGAGGTATTCATCCTAATGTTTGCTCATACACGGCTTTGGTTTATGGATTTAGCAGGGAAGGGTCGTGGGAGGAAGCTTTTCAGTGCTTGGATGTCATGAAACACGATGGATGCGAAGCTAACGTGATAACTTATACTGTAATTATAAAGTTCCTTTGTGACGGTGAGCGGATTAAAGAGGCATTAGCCCTTCTGTCCAAGATGGTTCAGGAAGGGTGTTATCCAGACTTGTATACATACAATATCATTCTCCGGGAATTGAGTCATCTGGATATGAATGTTTCAGAAGTTTTTTGGATGATTGATGAAAAGGTTCTTTCACCTGACCCGTACACATATTCTGCTTTGGCCGGAGGCCTATCAAAAGTTGGCAGAGTAGGAATCGCATGCAATCTTTTAAGTGATGCAATTTCTGCGGGCTGTAGCCTGGATGTTTGTGCATATAATATATACTTACTGTGCCTATGTCGGACTAATAAATCCAAGGAAGCTTTGTCTGCCCTGGAAGATATGATGAGACAGGGGGTTGTTCCAAATAATATTTCGTTCAACACAATTTTGAGCGGTTTCTGTAACGAAGACAGAATTGACGAGGCTTTACATAATTTATACCGTTTTGAATGGATTGGCAGTGGACCAGATGTAGTTTCTTTCAATACTATTTTGTCTACAGCATGCAGACGGAGAAACTCTGCAATGGTTAGAAGGGTCTTGGACCTAATGGAGTGTGAAGGCATTAAGCTTGATGTTGTTGGGTCAACTTGCTTGATTGAATATTATTGTGAATCTGGAAAATTTTCAGAGTCTTTTAAGATATTGAAATCCATGATGTGTAATGGACCCAGACCGACAATTGTTACCTTGAATGTGCTTTTGGACAAACTTTGCAAGAATAAGCTACCTGCAACTGCTCACAGGATCTTCTGCAGCATCAGTCATGGAATTCTTCCTGATATTACCTCATACAATATTCTCCTCAATGAATACgtggaagagaaaaattatGCAATGATTGGTAAGCTTCTCATGGATATGCATCAACAGAAACTAAACGCTGATGTTGTCACATATGGTACTGTGATTAAGCAGTTCTGTGAGGAAGGGAGGATTTCGGCTGCTCTTCAACTCAGGaatcaaatgatgaaaaatggGCTTACTCCAAGTATTGCAATCTACAACACCATATTAGCTGCCTTGTTTCAGAGAGGGAAGTTATCAGATGCTATTGCATTATTAACCACGATGGTCAAGGAAGGGTGTGAGCCTTGTGAAATTACGTTCAGAATTGTTAATCAAACCGCGTCCAAGGGTTTTATGAAGAGATTTCCAAAGGTTGCCAAACTTCTAGAGTTTGTCATCTCTGATCATCGTGAAAGTAAATGCCATTCATGA